Below is a genomic region from Anoxybacillus flavithermus.
CATTGGGCAACAGCAATTAGTTGAAATCGCAAAGGCGCTAGCTAAACAAGCAAACATTTTAATTTTAGACGAACCTACTGCGGCCTTAACAGAAAGTGAAGTTGACATTTTAATGGGTATTTTAGAACAGCTACGAGCACAAGGGGTCGCGTGCATTTATATTTCTCATAAAATGCCAGAAGTATTTCGATTAGCAGATTCGATTACCGTATTGCGTGACGGAAAATCAATCGCAACTCTTTCACGTGCAGAAACGAATGAAGATGAAGTCGTTGCTCTCATGGTTGGGCGCGAGCTGACTGAACGTTATCCGTACGTCAAAAAAACGCCAGGGCATGCCGTATTAGAAGTAAAAAACTATTCCGTATGGCATAAAGAAAAGCCGATGAAAGTCAACGATAATATCCATATGACTGTCCGTGCTGGTGAAATTGTCGGAATTGCCGGATTGATGGGGGCTGGTCGAACAGAACTCGCGATGAGCTTATTCGGTGCATACGAAGGAAAAGCCGAAGGAGAAGTATGGATGGAAGGAAAACAAGTGCACATCCGCTCGGTACAAGATGCGATTCGATCAGGCATTGCACTCGTCACAGAAGACCGGAAAAGATTAGGGCTTGTACTCGGCATGGATGTGAAAACAAATACGACATTAGCAAGCTTAAAAAGTATTAGTCACTTACAAATTATCAATCAAAATGAAGAATTAAAGTGGAGCCAAAAATATGTAGATGAGCTAAAAACGAAGACAGCTTCCTTAGAAACGGCTGTCGGCACGTTATCGGGAGGAAACCAACAAAAAGTTGTATTGGCGAAATGGTTAATGGCAAAACCGAAACTTTTAATATTAGACGAGCCAACACGTGGGATCGATGTTGGGGCAAAATATGAAATTTATCACCTAATGAATAAATTAGCAAAAGAAGGCGTTGCCATCATGATGATTTCTTCTGAGCTTCCAGAAATTTTAGGGATGAGCGACCGCATTTATGTTATGCGTGAAGGACGAATCGTGAAAGAGTTGTCACACGATGAAGCAACACAAGAAAATATTATGATGGCAGCGACAGGAGGGGAATGAGTCATGGAAGTGAAAGCAGTCATCGAGCAGCAACCGAAAAAGAAAAATATATTTGGCAAAATAGATATTCGTGCTTATACGATGATCGGTGCACTCATTGCCATTTGGATTTTCTTCGGCATGTTAAATGAAACATTTTTAAGCGCTCGAAATTTATCAAATTTATTTACACAAATGTCGGTTACAGCTATTTTAGCCATTGGTATGGTGCTTGTTATTGTCGCGGGTCATATTGACCTTTCCGTCGGTTCGATTGTCGGTCTTACTGGCGGTG
It encodes:
- a CDS encoding xylose ABC transporter ATP-binding protein encodes the protein MPDPYFQHDTTGVKRMYALEMINITKEFPGVKALDRVSFKVKKGEIHALCGENGAGKSTLMKVLSGLYPAGTYDGEIRIDGKPVSFRNIVDAEQAGIAIIHQELALVKEMTVGENIFLGREPRKFGVIQWDQLYYEAETWLKKVGLTISPQTKIHSLGIGQQQLVEIAKALAKQANILILDEPTAALTESEVDILMGILEQLRAQGVACIYISHKMPEVFRLADSITVLRDGKSIATLSRAETNEDEVVALMVGRELTERYPYVKKTPGHAVLEVKNYSVWHKEKPMKVNDNIHMTVRAGEIVGIAGLMGAGRTELAMSLFGAYEGKAEGEVWMEGKQVHIRSVQDAIRSGIALVTEDRKRLGLVLGMDVKTNTTLASLKSISHLQIINQNEELKWSQKYVDELKTKTASLETAVGTLSGGNQQKVVLAKWLMAKPKLLILDEPTRGIDVGAKYEIYHLMNKLAKEGVAIMMISSELPEILGMSDRIYVMREGRIVKELSHDEATQENIMMAATGGE